One Vicinamibacterales bacterium genomic region harbors:
- a CDS encoding MFS transporter: protein MYQIDSSEDALRGATEMVRRPSRLQVSRRVWLLGLTSLFTDVSSEMVASVLPLYALVKLKLDPWAVGLIGGVYVGGASFVRLVGGGVADSTGSYKAVAVTGYTLSVASRIGLVVFGGSWTNLLWVVAIDRLGKGLRSDARDALISFSATPERLATAFGVHRALDTAGAMLGPLVAFGLLWAAPDAYDAVFVVSACTAVVGLAILVLFVEDVGADAPAAGRRERPTRRLVMQTLQLAGIRPLLAAGVLLNVAIISDAFFFLTLQRRFALSSSSFPLLYVATSAVYMVLALPAGLLADRAGRLRVFLGSHAVLLMAYAALLLPSRGRVEIAGFVVLFGAYYAGTDGVLMALVGSRLPSALRGTGMASMTTLTGLARFGASLLFGWLWTWGGLNRAVGITAASFLVAVVLSTFLLQSRQTRTSFS, encoded by the coding sequence GTGTACCAGATCGACAGTTCCGAGGACGCTCTCCGCGGCGCCACCGAGATGGTGCGCCGTCCCTCGCGGCTGCAGGTCAGCCGCCGGGTGTGGCTGCTCGGCCTGACCAGCCTGTTCACCGATGTCTCGTCCGAGATGGTGGCCTCGGTGCTGCCGCTCTATGCCCTCGTCAAGCTCAAGCTCGATCCGTGGGCCGTCGGGCTGATCGGCGGTGTCTATGTGGGCGGCGCGTCGTTCGTCCGGCTCGTCGGGGGTGGCGTCGCAGACAGCACGGGATCGTACAAGGCTGTCGCGGTCACCGGCTATACCCTGTCGGTGGCATCGCGCATCGGCCTCGTCGTGTTCGGAGGATCCTGGACGAACCTGCTCTGGGTGGTGGCGATCGACCGGCTCGGGAAGGGACTGCGCAGCGATGCGCGCGATGCCTTGATTTCATTTAGCGCAACGCCTGAGCGGCTGGCGACGGCATTCGGCGTCCATCGCGCCCTCGACACCGCGGGCGCCATGCTCGGACCGCTGGTCGCATTTGGATTGCTGTGGGCGGCACCCGATGCCTACGACGCGGTCTTCGTGGTGAGCGCGTGCACGGCGGTGGTCGGCCTCGCCATCCTGGTGCTGTTCGTCGAGGATGTCGGCGCCGACGCTCCCGCGGCGGGACGCCGGGAGCGTCCGACGCGGCGCCTCGTGATGCAGACGCTTCAACTCGCGGGCATCCGCCCGCTGCTCGCTGCCGGCGTCCTGCTGAACGTCGCGATCATCAGCGATGCGTTCTTCTTCCTCACGCTGCAGCGCCGTTTTGCCTTGTCGTCGAGCTCCTTTCCCCTGTTGTACGTGGCCACCTCGGCGGTCTACATGGTGCTGGCTTTGCCAGCCGGCCTGCTTGCCGATCGCGCCGGACGGCTGCGCGTCTTTCTCGGGAGCCACGCGGTGCTCCTGATGGCGTACGCCGCACTGCTCCTCCCCTCACGAGGCCGTGTCGAGATCGCCGGCTTCGTGGTGCTCTTCGGAGCGTACTATGCCGGAACGGATGGCGTGCTGATGGCGCTGGTCGGCAGCCGGCTCCCAAGCGCGCTCCGCGGGACCGGCATGGCCTCGATGACCACGCTCACGGGCCTGGCCCGTTTCGGCGCCTCGCTGCTGTTTGGATGGCTGTGGACGTGGGGAGGGCTCAATCGCGCCGTGGGCATCACCGCAGCGTCATTCCTCGTCGCAGTCGTGCTGAGCACGTTCCTGCTGCAATCGAGGCAAACCCGGACCTCCTTCAGTTGA